A part of Notolabrus celidotus isolate fNotCel1 chromosome 21, fNotCel1.pri, whole genome shotgun sequence genomic DNA contains:
- the depdc4 gene encoding DEP domain-containing protein 4 — protein sequence MAVDLTPRFRRLNSQTRSFRDNIQHGFSGPFGATQLWHNIIQALQTQVEVRRYRKHLRVHAECFTGSDAVDAVLSYLMQNVVFCTSEVSRLKAARLCQALMEAKVFEPVGTKLFRRDKEAAFEDSSCSLYRFLEYKALPSALRECNSDTENVSPGGPELKRKKSVRLKELRMISNPLAVGPSDRRVERLLRTINLQPSMPPSVNTTPSTSAFLSKAVVDEVWKQQTLLQLLQIVDLPMLDCILTSPARVQPQAFRAPLATQDLVFSNTCLERELPDALNLPQLDGWLSAAADCLELFPDQLIVVAGEQLSQQGGSIFSEDDQTEQMDHQKRVLFDTIAKYYSGQEKTPLLSGHHMDIHAAILNLLEKGKEQDAIKASQLCFRLLETSVRDELRRLLAFMATAAHPDGCRLQKQIDNRALVCRSFQKAIVQNPELTRPQSETLMLFLMENCTQIFKTPASLTEAVRGTLRTMRQGKDPDSIATFTFCQQVTPREYEDQREAATLDSLKQLLHDISSSTTLSVKERKRLLKEFEKHHPVVFLQHFSSTF from the exons ATGGCGGTTGATTTGACTCCGAGATTCAGGAGGTTAAACAGCCAAACAAGAAGCTTTCGGGACAATATACAGCATG GTTTCTCTGGACCCTTCGGTGCCACCCAGCTGTGGCACAACATCATCCAGGCCCTGCAGACCCAGGTGGAGGTGCGCCGCTACAGAAAGCATCTCCGCGTTCACGCCGAGTGCTTCACCGGCTCGGATGCGGTGGACGCCGTCCTCAGCTACCTGATGCAGAACGTGGTGTTCTGCACGAGCGAGGTGTCGCGCCTTAAAGCTGCCAGACTCTGCCAGGCGCTGATGGAGGCCAAAGTGTTCGAACCTGTGGGGACCAAGCTGTTTCGGAGAGACAAGGAGGCGGCCTTCGAGGACAGTAGCTGCAGTCTGTACCGGTTTCTGGAATACAAAGCGTTACCTAGCGCCTTGAGGGAGTGCAATAGTGACACGGAGAACGTGTCACCAGGAGGGCCGGagctgaagaggaagaagagtgtCAG GCTGAAGGAGCTGAGGATGATCTCCAACCCGCTTGCTGTCGGACCGTCAGACAGGAGAGTCGAGCGACTGCTGAGGACCATCAACCTGCAGCCTTCCATGCCTCCATCTGTGAACACAACCCCTTCAACCTCTGCCTTCTTATCCAAAGCAG TGGTAGACGAGGTCTGGAAGCAGCAGAcgttgctgcagctgctgcagatcGTCGACCTGCCCATGCTGGACTGCATCCTGACGTCTCCTGCCAGAGTCCAGCCTCAGGCCTTCAGAGCTCCTCTGGCCACCCAGGACTTGGTTTTCTCTAACACATGTCTGGAGAGAGAGCTGCCTGACGCTCTGAATCTACCTCA GTTGGATGGCTGGCTGTCGGCTGCAGCAGACTGCTTGGAGCTCTTCCCCGACCAGCTCATCGTGGTTGCAGGGGAGCAGCTCAGCCAGCAAGGTGGCAGCATCTTCTCAGAGGACGACCAGACCGAGCAGATGGACCACCAGAAGAGAGTGCTCTTTGACACCATCGCCAAATACTACAGCGGGCAGGAGAAGACCCCTCTCCTCTCAGGACACCACATGGACATACACGCTGCTATCCTGAACTTACTTG AAAAAGGGAAGGAGCAGGACGCCATCAAAGCATCTCAGTTGTGTTTTCGACTGCTGGAGACGAGCGTGAGGGATGAACTCAGGAGGCTGCTGGCTTTTATGGCCACAGCAGCTCATCCAGATGGTTGTCGACTTCAGAAACAA ATCGACAACAGAGCTCTAGTCTGCCGCTCCTTTCAGAAAGCGATCGTCCAGAATCCTGAGCTGACTCGACCCCAGAGTGAAACCCTGATGCTGTTCCTCATGGAAAACTGCACCCAGATCTTCAAG ACTCCTGCATCCCTCACTGAAGCTGTAAGAGGGACGCTCAGGACCATGCGGCAGGGGAAAGACCCAGACTCAATTGCCA CGTTCACGTTCTGCCAGCAGGTGACGCCACGCGAGTACGAGGACCAGCGAGAGGCAGCCACCCTGgacagcctcaaacagctccTCCACGACATCTCGTCCAGCACCACCTTATCtgtgaaggagaggaagaggctgCTCAAGGAGTTTGAGAAACATCATCCTGTCGTCTTCCTCCAACACTTCTCCAGCACCTTCTGA